Sequence from the Rhodothermia bacterium genome:
GATGTGGCAAGCCTTTAAAGCAGCAACAGAATTCCGAACCTATTACCAAAATTTGCTCACACAAATGGTCAAGATTGGAATAGATTCCTTACCTATCGTTTTATTAACCGCTGTTTTTACAGGCGCTGTAACAACCGTTCAATCTGCTTATCAACTTGTTTCCCCCTTCATCCCGCGCAGTGTCATCGGTGGGGTGGTCTCCCCCTCCATCATCTTAGAACTTGGTGCTGTTTTGCCCGCTTTGGTTTTGGCAGGACGGATTGGGGCGCGGATCGCTGCCGAGCTTGGAACCATGCGTGTGACTGAACAAGTAGATGCTTTAGAAGCGATGGGCTTAAATTCCATCGGTTTCTTGGTCGTTCCAAGGGTTCTGGCCGGAATTTCGATGTTCCCCTTGCTGTATATCGCCGCCACGATCGTGGGGATTGGTGGTGCGATGATCGCTGGTGAGGTATCAGCCGATTTGCCAGCACAAGAGTTTT
This genomic interval carries:
- a CDS encoding ABC transporter permease; translated protein: MFIFIQNTVQNAIIEIGRYCLLMWQAFKAATEFRTYYQNLLTQMVKIGIDSLPIVLLTAVFTGAVTTVQSAYQLVSPFIPRSVIGGVVSPSIILELGAVLPALVLAGRIGARIAAELGTMRVTEQVDALEAMGLNSIGFLVVPRVLAGISMFPLLYIAATIVGIGGAMIAGEVSADLPAQEFLKGARQFFNAFDPVFGLIKACVFGFLITSISCSKGYYTSGGAEGVGNSTTQAAVTSCIFVLLSDYLLAELLL